A portion of the Vulpes vulpes isolate BD-2025 chromosome 5, VulVul3, whole genome shotgun sequence genome contains these proteins:
- the CHIT1 gene encoding LOW QUALITY PROTEIN: chitotriosidase-1 (The sequence of the model RefSeq protein was modified relative to this genomic sequence to represent the inferred CDS: inserted 1 base in 1 codon; substituted 2 bases at 2 genomic stop codons) has product MVCXFTIWVKYRQEAACFLPKGMNPNLCTHLIYAFAGMNTHQLSSIEWDDEVFYQEFNGLKMNPKLKTLLSIWGWNFGTQKFTDRVATVNNCQTFVNSAIKFLCKYGFDGLDLDXEYPGSRGSPPSDKQHLTALVQDLAKAFQQEAQALGKERLLLSAAVPATRKDIDAEYKVNKIVQNLDFINLMKAYDFHGSYKKITGHDNPLSKRXGESGPAAELNVAYTYY; this is encoded by the exons ATGGTCTGCTAGTTCACCATCTGGGTCAAGTATAGACAGGAGGCTGCTTGCTTCTTGCCCAAGGGTATGAACCCGAATCTGTGCACCCACCTCATCTATGCCTTTGCAGGCATGAACACTCATCAGCTCAGCTCTATAGAGTGGGATGACGAGGTGTTCTACCAGGAGTTCAATGGCCTGAAGAT GAACCCCAAGCTGAAGACACTGCTTTCCATCTGGGGCTGGAACTTTGGCACCCAGAA gTTCACAGATAGGGTGGCTACAGTCAATAACTGCCAGACCTTTGTCAACTCAGCCATTAAGTTTCTGTGCAAATATGGTTTTGATGGCCTTGACCTTGACTGAGAGTACCCAGGAAGCCGAGGGAGCCCACCTTCAGACAAGCAGCACTTAACAGCCCTGGTGCAG GACCTGGCCAAAGCCTTTCAACAAGAAGCCCAGGCTTTGGGGAAGGAACGCCTCCTTTTGAGTGCAGCAGTTCCTGCCACGAGGAAGGACATAGATGCTGAATACAAGGTGAATAAAATTGTTCA GAACCTAGATTTCATTAACCTCATGAAGGCCTACGACTTCCATGGCTCTTACAAGAAGATCACAGGACATGACAACCCCCTCTCCAAGA TGGGGGAGAGTGGGCCAGCAGCTGAATTGAATGTG GCCTACACCTACTATTAA